In one window of Archocentrus centrarchus isolate MPI-CPG fArcCen1 chromosome 11, fArcCen1, whole genome shotgun sequence DNA:
- the LOC115787932 gene encoding H-2 class I histocompatibility antigen, Q9 alpha chain-like yields MKILMILLLLGIQEAAAVTHSLKYFLTGSSEVPNFPEFVAVGMVDDVQIYHYDSNTEKAEPTQDWMNKVTAEDPQYWERNTAISLGHQQTFKASIEIVKQRFNQTGGDHIFQLMYGCEWDDETDEVTGYDQYGYDGEDFISLDLKTQTWIAPNQQAVITKLKWDRNKAYSARKKTYFTQICPEWGKKYVTFGRSSLMRTVLPSVSLLQRSSSSPITCHSTGFYPNRAEMFWKKDGEELLEGVHKGEILSNHDGTFQMSVDLDLSAVGSEDWDRYSCVFQLSGVNITTKLDRAGIRSNEGGSLSVIIAVVAAVVVLAAVAVIGFIIYKKRTDKKTPPENDPSTLQRLSGSTSSDESITSQTQLIQEEQNEVTSLHEDSASLNT; encoded by the exons ATGAAGATCCTGATGATCCTGCTTCTCCTGGGAATACAGGAGGCGGCAGCAG TGACCCACTCTCTGAAGTATTTCTTAACTGGATCCTCTGAAGTCCCAAACTTCCCAGAGTTTGTGGCTGTTGGGATGGTTGATGATGTTCAGATTTATCACTATGACAGCAACACAGAGAAAGCAGAGCCCACACAGGACTGGATGAATAAAGTCACAGCAGAGGATCCACAGTACTGGGAGAGGAACACTGCGATCTCTCTGGGTCACCAGCAGACGTTCAAAGCCAGCATTGAAATTGTAAAGCAGCGCTTCAACCAAACTGgag GTGATCACATTTTCCAGCTGATGTACGGCTGTGAGTGGGATGATGAGACAGATGAAGTGACTGGATATGACCAGTATGGTTATGATGGAGAGGACTTCATATCACTTGACCTGAAGACACAGACATGGATCGCTCCTAATCAACAGGCTGTCATCACCAAACTCAAGTGGGACAGGAACAAAGCTTATTCAGCCAGGAAGAAGACCTACTTCACCCAGATTTGTCCTGAGTGGGGCAAGAAGTATGTGACCTTTGGGAGGAGCTCTTTAATGAGAACAG TCCTTCCCTCAGTGTCTCTCCTCCAgaggtcttcctcctctcccatcACCTGCCACTCTACAGGTTTCTATCCCAACAGAGCCGAGATGTTCTGGAAGAAAGATGGAGAGGAGCTTCTTGAAGGTGTGCACAAAGGAGAGATCCTCTCCAACCATGATGGGACCTTCCAGATGAGTGTTGATCTGGACCTTTCAGCAGTTGGATCTGAGGACTGGGACAGGtacagctgtgtgtttcagctctCAGGTGTGAacatcaccaccaaactggacaGAGCAGGAATCAGGAGCAATGAAG GAGGTTCCCTCTCTGTGATCATTGCTGTGGTTGCTGCTGTGGTCGTTCTTGCTGCCGTCGCTGTGATCggattcattatttacaaaaagagAACAG atAAGAAGACTCCACCTGAAAATGACCCTTCAACCCTACAGAGACTTTCAG gtTCAACTTCCTCAGATGAAAGTATAACCAGCCAAACACAGCTGATCCAG GAGGAACAGAATGAAGTAACTTCACTTCATGAGGATTCAGCTTCACTGAATACCTGA